In Aulosira sp. FACHB-615, the following are encoded in one genomic region:
- the dnaJ gene encoding molecular chaperone DnaJ has translation MARDYYEILGVSRDADKEEIKQAYRRLARKYHPDVNKEPGAEDRFKEINRAYEVLSEPETRARYDRFGPEGVSGAGVGFQDMGDMGGFADIFESIFSGFAGGGMGGQTAQRRRSGPVRGDDLRLDLKLDFREAVFGGEKEIRISHLETCEACNGSGAKPGTRPRTCSTCSGSGQVRRVTRTPFGSFTQVSTCPTCNGTGSVIEDKCDACDGRGTNQVTKKLKITIPAGVDNGTRLRIGQEGDAGQRGGPPGDLYVYLFVNEDEEFQRDGINVLSEIKVSYLQAILGCRLEVNTVDGPVELIIPPGTQPNTVMKLENRGVPRLGNPVSRGDHLLTVLIDIPTKIIPEERELLEKLAKIKGDRTGKGGLEGFLGNLFK, from the coding sequence ATGGCCCGCGACTATTACGAAATTCTGGGTGTCTCTCGTGACGCCGACAAAGAAGAAATCAAACAAGCTTACCGCCGTTTAGCCCGTAAGTATCACCCAGATGTGAACAAAGAACCGGGCGCAGAGGATCGGTTTAAAGAAATCAACCGCGCTTATGAGGTACTCTCAGAACCAGAAACCAGGGCGCGTTATGATCGCTTTGGCCCAGAAGGTGTTTCCGGTGCTGGTGTGGGCTTTCAAGACATGGGTGATATGGGTGGTTTTGCCGATATCTTTGAAAGCATTTTCAGTGGCTTTGCTGGCGGCGGTATGGGTGGACAGACAGCGCAAAGACGGCGCAGTGGCCCAGTACGGGGTGATGATTTACGACTAGACCTCAAGTTGGATTTCCGCGAAGCAGTATTTGGTGGCGAAAAGGAAATTCGCATTTCTCACCTCGAAACTTGTGAAGCTTGTAATGGTTCAGGCGCAAAACCAGGAACCCGCCCCCGTACTTGTTCCACTTGTAGCGGTTCTGGTCAAGTACGCCGTGTTACTAGAACTCCTTTTGGTAGTTTCACACAAGTTTCCACTTGTCCGACTTGTAATGGTACTGGTTCGGTAATTGAAGATAAGTGTGATGCTTGTGACGGTCGAGGTACAAATCAAGTTACCAAAAAACTCAAAATTACAATTCCGGCTGGGGTAGATAACGGTACACGTTTACGCATAGGACAAGAAGGTGATGCAGGTCAACGTGGTGGCCCTCCCGGAGATTTATACGTTTACCTGTTTGTTAACGAAGATGAAGAATTTCAACGCGATGGCATTAATGTGCTTTCGGAAATTAAGGTGAGCTATTTACAAGCCATTTTAGGCTGTCGTTTGGAAGTGAATACAGTTGACGGGCCAGTGGAATTAATCATTCCCCCAGGAACGCAGCCAAATACAGTGATGAAGCTGGAAAATCGTGGCGTACCTCGCTTGGGTAATCCGGTGAGTCGGGGCGATCATCTCCTAACAGTGTTAATTGATATCCCCACCAAAATCATCCCAGAGGAGAGAGAATTGCTAGAAAAGCTGGCTAAAATTAAAGGCGATCGCACTGGTAAAGGTGGTTTAGAAGGATTCTTGGGGAATTTGTTTAAATAA
- the dnaK gene encoding molecular chaperone DnaK yields the protein MGKVIGIDLGTTNSCVAVLEGGQPIVIANSEGGRTTPSIVGFGKGGDRLVGQLAKRQAVTNAENTVYSIKRFIGRRWEDTEHERDRVPYNCVKGRDETVDVQIRGKNYTPQEISAMILQKLKQDAENFLGESVTQAVITVPAYFTDAQRQATKDAGTIAGLEVLRIINEPTAAALAFGLDKQDQEQLILVFDLGGGTFDVSILQLGDGVFEVKATSGNNQLGGDDFDNCIVRWMIERFQEQEKINLAQDKMALQRLREAAEKAKIELSSMGNTSINLPFITADASGPKHLETELSRSKFEELAAHLIEATIEPMIQSLKDADLKPQDIDKIILVGGSTRIPAVQNALIKFFNGKTPDRSINPDEAVALGAAIQAGVLGGEVDNLLLLDVTPLSLGIETLGEVFTKIIERNTTIPTSKSQVFSTAIDGQTSVEIHVLQGERAMARDNKSLGKFLLAGIPPAPRGVPQIEVSFEIDVNGILKVAAQDKGTGREQSIRITNTGGLSANEVERMRQEAEVFAEEDKKRKEFVELKNQADNLLISYESTLKDNGNLIGEQMKTLAHEKFVQLQAVMSNPSISVQEFQNCLDDFQQTLFAIGADVYNRANNPNTEEGEAGSEPLLASGLENSASGTVIPQFNFDFDEEMTAQADYEAID from the coding sequence ATGGGAAAAGTTATAGGGATCGACTTAGGCACGACTAACAGTTGCGTCGCAGTTTTAGAAGGTGGTCAGCCGATTGTAATTGCCAATTCGGAAGGCGGACGAACTACTCCTAGTATTGTGGGATTTGGCAAGGGTGGCGATCGCTTGGTCGGTCAGCTGGCAAAACGCCAAGCCGTAACTAATGCCGAAAATACAGTCTACAGTATCAAACGATTCATCGGTCGTCGTTGGGAAGATACGGAACATGAACGCGATCGCGTTCCTTACAATTGTGTTAAAGGCCGAGATGAAACTGTTGATGTTCAAATTCGTGGCAAAAATTACACCCCTCAAGAAATTTCCGCGATGATTCTGCAAAAATTGAAGCAGGACGCGGAAAATTTTTTAGGAGAATCTGTCACCCAAGCCGTAATTACCGTACCAGCATATTTTACCGATGCCCAAAGACAAGCAACTAAAGATGCTGGGACAATCGCTGGTTTAGAAGTATTACGCATTATCAATGAACCAACGGCGGCGGCTTTAGCTTTTGGCTTGGATAAGCAAGACCAAGAGCAGCTAATTCTCGTGTTTGACTTGGGCGGTGGTACGTTTGACGTATCGATTTTGCAACTGGGAGATGGAGTTTTTGAAGTTAAAGCCACTAGCGGTAATAATCAACTAGGTGGTGATGACTTCGATAACTGTATTGTGCGCTGGATGATTGAACGCTTCCAGGAACAAGAAAAAATCAACCTAGCCCAAGACAAAATGGCTTTGCAGCGTCTACGGGAAGCCGCAGAAAAAGCCAAAATCGAACTCTCTAGTATGGGTAATACTTCGATTAACTTGCCATTTATTACCGCCGACGCATCCGGGCCAAAGCATCTAGAGACGGAACTCAGCCGTTCTAAATTTGAAGAACTTGCGGCACATTTGATTGAGGCGACGATTGAACCCATGATTCAATCCCTCAAAGATGCTGACCTCAAACCCCAAGACATAGACAAAATTATTTTAGTTGGTGGTTCAACTAGGATTCCGGCTGTTCAAAATGCTTTAATTAAATTTTTTAACGGCAAAACGCCCGATCGCTCGATTAACCCAGATGAAGCTGTCGCATTGGGAGCCGCCATTCAAGCGGGTGTTCTCGGTGGTGAAGTTGATAATCTTTTATTATTGGATGTCACTCCCCTGTCTTTGGGGATTGAAACCCTGGGCGAAGTCTTCACCAAAATTATCGAACGTAACACCACAATTCCTACCAGCAAATCCCAAGTTTTTTCCACAGCAATTGATGGTCAAACTTCTGTAGAAATTCACGTTCTCCAAGGGGAACGGGCAATGGCACGGGATAATAAAAGTTTAGGTAAGTTTTTGTTGGCGGGGATTCCTCCGGCTCCCCGTGGTGTCCCGCAAATTGAAGTATCTTTTGAAATTGATGTTAACGGTATCCTCAAGGTTGCGGCTCAAGATAAAGGAACCGGTCGAGAGCAAAGTATTCGGATTACTAACACTGGTGGTTTGAGTGCTAACGAAGTCGAACGGATGCGCCAAGAAGCAGAAGTATTTGCTGAGGAAGACAAAAAACGCAAGGAATTTGTCGAACTGAAAAACCAAGCGGACAATTTGTTAATCAGTTACGAATCTACCTTGAAGGATAATGGCAACTTGATTGGCGAGCAGATGAAAACTTTAGCCCATGAAAAGTTTGTCCAACTGCAAGCTGTGATGAGTAATCCCAGTATTTCTGTGCAAGAATTTCAAAATTGTTTAGATGACTTCCAGCAAACTCTATTTGCGATCGGTGCTGATGTTTATAACCGCGCAAACAATCCCAATACAGAAGAAGGTGAAGCAGGTTCCGAGCCATTATTAGCATCTGGACTAGAAAATTCTGCCAGTGGAACTGTCATCCCTCAATTTAATTTCGATTTTGATGAGGAAATGACTGCACAAGCTGATTATGAGGCGATAGACTAA
- the grpE gene encoding nucleotide exchange factor GrpE: MMDENKQVNNTSQQLGEPTEVKQDMMSDSPAQINSNESGSEVTEQVAATSNVSGDTAALNQEDGFAATEKTPADTAALTELTQQIESLKAQVEERSGQYMRIAADFENYRKRTSKEKEELDVQAKRNTILELLPVVDNFERARAHLKPQTDGEMTIHKSYQGVYKQLVDCLKRLGVSPMRPEGEQFDPNLHEAVMREPTDEHPDGTVLEELVRGYYIGDRVLRHAMVKVAAPKEDTPSAPEDQSSPANS, translated from the coding sequence ATGATGGACGAAAATAAACAGGTAAACAATACAAGCCAGCAATTGGGTGAACCAACAGAGGTAAAGCAAGACATGATGAGCGACTCCCCAGCCCAAATCAACTCCAACGAATCTGGCAGCGAAGTTACTGAGCAAGTGGCAGCCACAAGCAATGTATCAGGAGATACGGCTGCGCTCAATCAAGAAGATGGCTTCGCTGCTACTGAGAAAACACCAGCAGACACGGCAGCTTTGACAGAATTGACTCAACAAATAGAGTCTCTCAAGGCGCAGGTAGAAGAACGTAGTGGTCAGTACATGAGGATTGCGGCAGATTTTGAAAATTACCGCAAACGTACTAGCAAAGAAAAAGAAGAGCTAGACGTACAAGCGAAGCGGAATACAATTTTAGAATTACTGCCAGTGGTCGATAATTTTGAACGGGCGCGAGCGCACCTCAAGCCACAAACTGACGGTGAGATGACAATTCACAAAAGTTATCAAGGAGTTTATAAACAATTAGTGGATTGTCTGAAACGGTTGGGAGTATCACCGATGCGTCCAGAAGGTGAACAGTTTGATCCTAACCTCCATGAAGCAGTAATGCGCGAACCTACGGATGAACATCCAGATGGAACAGTGTTAGAAGAGTTAGTACGCGGATATTATATAGGCGATCGCGTGCTACGTCATGCAATGGTCAAGGTGGCTGCTCCGAAGGAGGATACACCATCTGCACCAGAGGATCAGTCGAGTCCAGCCAACAGTTAA
- a CDS encoding GspE/PulE family protein, with product MTQSSPQRRSTALTTRTEFSPFGSKLVQSGYVNSEQMRQALIESRKSGRPLTEVLESITGRQLSPEFLRQYKKQQLFELKILYGVDSLDPEINTIGNTNVGSLIETLIPVDVCRRHRLVPLSKNEDQNPPSVLVAMVDPDNLEASDDLNRILRPQGLALQRMVITQEDYQQLINQYLDDLAVKQKHLEQEKFTDINQDLENLGNLGLDDAPDEMEADLGSAMKGAEDAPVINLVNRILAKALHEKVSDIHVEPQEENLRVRFRKDGVLREAFDPLPKKIIPAVTARFKIIASLDIAERRVPQDGRIRRMFEGRKVDFRVNTLPSRYGEKVVLRILDNSSTQLGLNKLITDPETLSIVQEMVSRPFGLILVTGPTGSGKTTSLYSALAEKNSPGINISTVEDPIEYSLPGITQVQVIREKGLDFATALRAFLRQDPDVLLVGETRDKETAKTAIEAALTGHLVLTTLHTNDAPGAIARLGEMGIEPFMVSSSLIGVLAQRLVRRVCSDCRIPYTPTTEELARYGLSASQDVELTFYKANTLTAEALADAKATNHVCPSCNGVGYKGRCGVYEVMRVSENLQTLINQEAPTERIKEVAVEEGMKTLLAYSLDLVRQGATTLEEVDRVTFTDTGLEAELKAKRKTGLTCRTCSAELKPEWLDCPYCMTPRFQD from the coding sequence ATGACTCAATCGTCACCACAACGGCGCAGTACCGCTCTCACGACCCGAACAGAGTTTTCGCCATTCGGCAGTAAGCTAGTGCAATCTGGCTATGTTAATAGCGAACAGATGAGACAGGCACTGATTGAAAGCCGCAAATCTGGCAGACCCCTGACGGAAGTGCTGGAGTCGATCACTGGGCGACAACTATCGCCGGAATTTCTTAGACAGTATAAAAAACAACAGCTATTTGAACTTAAAATACTATACGGCGTTGATTCCCTTGATCCGGAAATCAATACAATTGGCAATACAAATGTCGGGAGCTTGATTGAAACTCTGATCCCAGTGGATGTTTGCCGTCGCCATCGTTTAGTACCCCTATCAAAAAACGAAGACCAAAACCCACCAAGCGTTTTAGTGGCAATGGTCGATCCAGATAACTTAGAAGCTTCCGATGATCTGAATCGCATTTTGCGCCCCCAAGGTTTGGCATTGCAGCGCATGGTGATTACTCAAGAAGATTATCAGCAGCTAATCAACCAATATTTGGATGATTTAGCGGTGAAGCAAAAACATCTGGAACAAGAAAAGTTTACAGATATCAATCAAGATTTAGAAAATCTCGGCAATTTAGGCTTAGATGACGCTCCCGACGAGATGGAAGCTGATTTGGGATCAGCAATGAAGGGTGCGGAAGATGCTCCTGTCATCAACTTGGTGAACCGGATTCTAGCTAAAGCACTGCATGAGAAGGTTTCGGATATTCACGTCGAGCCGCAAGAAGAAAACCTCCGGGTTCGGTTTCGCAAAGATGGTGTATTGCGTGAAGCCTTCGATCCCTTGCCGAAAAAAATTATTCCAGCAGTCACAGCCAGATTTAAAATCATTGCCAGCTTAGACATTGCTGAACGACGTGTCCCTCAAGACGGACGCATCCGGCGGATGTTTGAAGGGAGAAAGGTAGACTTCCGGGTGAATACCTTGCCCAGTCGCTATGGGGAAAAGGTTGTACTGCGGATTTTGGATAACTCTTCTACCCAATTGGGATTGAATAAGTTAATTACTGATCCTGAAACCTTGAGTATTGTTCAGGAAATGGTGAGTCGTCCCTTTGGTCTGATTTTGGTAACTGGGCCAACGGGTTCTGGGAAAACAACTTCCTTGTACTCAGCATTGGCAGAAAAGAACTCACCGGGCATTAATATCAGTACAGTTGAAGACCCGATTGAGTATAGTTTGCCAGGGATTACTCAAGTACAGGTAATTCGAGAAAAAGGATTGGATTTTGCCACAGCACTGCGGGCTTTTTTGCGCCAAGACCCGGATGTGTTGCTGGTGGGGGAAACGCGGGATAAAGAAACTGCCAAAACAGCGATTGAGGCGGCGTTAACAGGTCACTTAGTATTAACTACTCTACACACTAACGATGCCCCAGGTGCGATCGCTCGTTTAGGTGAAATGGGCATTGAACCATTCATGGTTTCTAGTTCCTTAATTGGTGTGTTAGCACAACGCTTGGTGCGGCGAGTCTGTTCTGACTGTCGCATTCCCTACACTCCCACAACAGAAGAACTAGCTCGCTATGGTCTATCTGCTTCCCAAGATGTGGAACTTACTTTCTATAAAGCGAATACTTTGACAGCAGAAGCTTTAGCCGATGCCAAAGCCACAAATCATGTTTGTCCAAGCTGTAATGGTGTTGGTTACAAAGGACGCTGTGGTGTGTATGAAGTGATGCGTGTCTCAGAAAACCTCCAAACCTTGATTAACCAAGAAGCACCTACAGAACGCATCAAAGAAGTGGCTGTAGAAGAAGGAATGAAAACCCTATTGGCCTACAGCTTAGATTTAGTACGTCAAGGAGCCACCACCTTAGAAGAAGTTGATCGGGTGACGTTTACCGATACAGGCTTAGAAGCAGAACTCAAAGCCAAACGTAAGACAGGCCTGACCTGTCGAACTTGTAGTGCTGAACTCAAACCCGAATGGCTGGATTGTCCCTACTGTATGACACCCAGATTTCAAGATTAA
- a CDS encoding type IV pilus twitching motility protein PilT, with product MEMMIEDLMEQMIEMGGSDMHLSAGLPPYFRISGKLTPIGDQVLTNDQCQRLIFSMLNNTQRKTLEQTWELDCSYGVKGLARFRVNVYKERGSYAACLRALSSKIPNFEKLGLPDVVREMADKPRGLILVTGPTGSGKTTTLAAIIDLINRTKAEHILTVEDPIEFVYEPIKSLVHQRQLGEDTKSFANALKAALREDPDIMLVGEMRDLETISLAISAAETGHLVFGTLHTSSAAQTVDRIIDVFPHERQTQVRVQLSNSLVAVFSQTLVPKKNPKPGEYGRVMAQEILIVTPAISNLIREGKTSQIYSAIQTGGKLGMQTLEKVLADYYKAGTISFEAAMSKTSKPDEIQRLIGASTPPAGAKPGAAKAH from the coding sequence ATGGAAATGATGATTGAAGACTTGATGGAACAAATGATTGAAATGGGTGGTTCGGATATGCACTTATCTGCTGGCTTGCCTCCCTACTTCCGCATTAGTGGTAAACTCACACCCATTGGCGATCAAGTCTTGACTAATGATCAATGCCAAAGATTAATCTTTAGTATGCTCAATAATACCCAGCGTAAAACTCTAGAACAAACCTGGGAATTAGATTGTTCTTATGGCGTAAAGGGTTTGGCACGTTTTCGGGTGAATGTTTACAAAGAACGAGGCTCTTATGCAGCTTGTTTACGAGCCTTAAGTTCCAAAATTCCTAACTTTGAAAAACTAGGTTTACCAGATGTTGTCCGAGAAATGGCAGATAAGCCCAGAGGCTTAATTTTGGTGACAGGCCCTACAGGTTCTGGCAAAACAACAACTCTCGCCGCCATCATTGACTTGATTAATCGTACTAAAGCCGAACATATTTTGACGGTAGAAGACCCAATTGAATTTGTCTACGAACCAATTAAAAGCTTAGTTCACCAACGGCAGTTGGGCGAAGATACAAAGAGCTTTGCTAACGCCTTAAAAGCTGCCCTCCGGGAAGATCCAGACATTATGCTGGTGGGGGAAATGCGGGATTTAGAAACAATTTCTTTGGCAATCTCCGCCGCAGAAACAGGTCACTTGGTATTCGGCACACTACACACTAGTTCCGCCGCCCAAACAGTTGACCGGATTATCGACGTTTTCCCTCATGAAAGACAAACCCAAGTACGGGTACAGTTATCTAACTCCCTCGTCGCCGTATTTAGCCAAACTTTAGTACCGAAGAAAAACCCCAAACCAGGAGAGTATGGCCGAGTCATGGCTCAAGAAATTTTGATTGTGACACCGGCTATTTCTAACTTGATTCGAGAAGGTAAAACTTCACAGATTTACTCAGCAATTCAGACAGGCGGTAAGTTAGGAATGCAAACTCTGGAGAAAGTTTTAGCTGATTACTACAAAGCCGGAACAATTTCTTTTGAAGCAGCAATGTCTAAGACTTCCAAGCCCGATGAAATTCAACGTTTGATTGGGGCATCAACACCCCCAGCCGGAGCAAAACCTGGTGCTGCTAAAGCTCACTAA
- a CDS encoding type II secretion system F family protein yields MPTFIAKIRDPQGKSRTEKIVAESLAEARTNLRDKGFLVQELKQSQGLPLSFDFQKIKNSFVKVPIKEKAVFSRQLATLVNAGVAIVRGLGVLAEQCTNPKMKQALIDISNDVQSGVNLSDSMRKHPDCFDGLYVSMIQAGEVGGVLDEVLNRLAKLLEDVARLQNQIKSALAYPTVVGFIAVSIFVGMTVFLLPIFAKIFTEIGTELPPLTQFLMTCSEILRSWRVFIIIGAFVGAKFAYRQYYKTRVGRETIDRLSLKMPLFGDLIQKSSVARFSRTFGSLTRSGVPILTSLEIVRDTSGNQVIANAIDGARLEVQQGGMISLALQKANVFPAMAIQMISIGEETGELDGMLMKVADFYEDEVEQAVKALTSVLEPIMILVLGSMVGTILMSMYLPLFKVFEKLG; encoded by the coding sequence ATGCCAACCTTCATCGCCAAAATTCGAGATCCTCAAGGAAAATCTCGAACTGAAAAAATCGTTGCTGAATCTCTAGCCGAAGCCCGGACTAATCTTAGAGATAAAGGTTTTTTAGTTCAAGAACTCAAACAATCTCAAGGCTTGCCACTCAGTTTTGATTTCCAAAAAATTAAGAATTCATTTGTTAAGGTTCCAATTAAAGAAAAAGCGGTTTTTTCTCGACAACTTGCGACCTTAGTCAATGCGGGTGTTGCCATTGTGAGAGGTTTGGGGGTACTGGCAGAGCAGTGTACCAATCCAAAGATGAAACAAGCACTCATTGATATTAGTAATGATGTGCAGAGTGGTGTCAATCTTTCCGATTCTATGCGGAAGCATCCTGACTGTTTTGATGGTTTGTATGTCAGTATGATTCAAGCTGGCGAAGTTGGGGGTGTTTTAGATGAAGTACTCAATCGTTTAGCGAAGTTACTAGAAGATGTAGCGAGACTACAAAACCAGATTAAATCCGCACTAGCTTATCCAACTGTGGTAGGTTTTATTGCTGTTAGTATCTTTGTTGGGATGACAGTTTTTCTCTTACCTATTTTTGCAAAAATATTCACGGAAATAGGTACAGAATTACCTCCTTTAACACAATTTTTGATGACATGTAGTGAAATTTTAAGAAGTTGGAGAGTTTTCATTATTATTGGTGCTTTTGTTGGAGCAAAATTTGCCTATCGTCAGTACTATAAAACTCGTGTTGGCAGAGAAACTATTGATCGTTTATCTCTAAAAATGCCTTTATTTGGTGATTTGATTCAAAAATCTTCCGTAGCTAGATTTAGCCGGACTTTTGGTTCTTTGACTCGTTCAGGTGTGCCGATTTTGACTTCCCTAGAAATTGTCCGAGATACATCAGGAAATCAAGTTATTGCGAATGCGATAGATGGCGCTCGTTTAGAAGTTCAACAAGGCGGGATGATTAGTCTTGCTCTCCAAAAGGCAAATGTCTTTCCAGCAATGGCAATCCAAATGATTAGTATTGGTGAAGAAACGGGGGAATTAGATGGGATGTTAATGAAAGTTGCTGACTTCTATGAAGATGAAGTTGAGCAAGCAGTAAAAGCTCTCACTAGTGTTCTTGAACCAATCATGATTTTGGTTTTGGGAAGTATGGTTGGTACTATTTTGATGTCGATGTATTTGCCGTTATTCAAGGTGTTTGAAAAGCTGGGATAA
- a CDS encoding saccharopine dehydrogenase-like oxidoreductase: protein MSTENLNLAPALRVGVLGFGGLGQAAAKVLAGKREMTLVAVADQKGYAYAAEGLNFKDCIAIYQSQGSVGYLEPVGTLTNNSIQDLIDTNQPVDGYFLALPNLPNDFIPSVARQFIQSGWRGVLVDAIKRTSAVEQLIAMKDELQAAGITYMTGCGATPGLLTAAAALAAQSYAEIHKVEITFGVGIANWEAYRATVREDIGHIPGYTVETARAMTDAEVEALLDKTNGVLTLENMEHADDVMLELAGIVSRDRVTVGGVVDTRNPKKPLSTNVKVTGRTFEGKISTHTFTLGDETSMAANVCGPAFGYLKAGMQLHQRGIYGIFTAAEIMPQFVK, encoded by the coding sequence ATGAGTACAGAAAATCTCAATCTTGCGCCAGCGTTACGTGTGGGAGTACTGGGTTTTGGTGGACTCGGACAAGCAGCCGCCAAAGTACTTGCTGGTAAACGAGAAATGACTTTAGTAGCAGTGGCAGATCAAAAAGGCTATGCTTACGCTGCGGAAGGGTTAAATTTTAAAGATTGCATTGCCATTTATCAATCTCAAGGTTCTGTAGGTTATTTAGAACCAGTCGGGACATTAACAAACAACAGTATTCAAGATTTAATTGATACAAATCAACCTGTAGATGGGTACTTTTTGGCATTGCCCAACCTACCCAATGATTTTATTCCTTCCGTAGCGCGGCAGTTTATTCAATCTGGTTGGCGCGGTGTGTTAGTGGATGCAATTAAGCGCACCAGTGCGGTAGAACAGCTAATTGCCATGAAAGACGAACTACAAGCCGCAGGTATTACCTACATGACAGGATGTGGTGCAACACCAGGACTGTTAACTGCTGCTGCTGCTTTAGCCGCCCAAAGCTACGCCGAAATTCACAAAGTCGAGATTACCTTTGGTGTCGGTATTGCTAACTGGGAAGCTTACCGCGCTACCGTGCGAGAAGATATCGGTCATATACCCGGTTATACCGTAGAAACTGCACGGGCAATGACTGACGCAGAGGTAGAAGCATTACTAGATAAAACCAATGGCGTGTTGACCTTAGAAAACATGGAACACGCCGATGATGTGATGTTAGAGTTAGCTGGAATAGTATCACGCGATCGCGTTACTGTTGGCGGTGTAGTGGATACCCGCAATCCCAAAAAGCCCCTCAGCACCAATGTTAAAGTTACAGGGCGCACCTTTGAAGGTAAAATTTCCACCCATACCTTTACATTAGGCGATGAAACCAGTATGGCAGCAAACGTCTGCGGCCCAGCTTTCGGTTATCTTAAAGCGGGAATGCAACTACATCAACGCGGTATTTACGGCATATTCACCGCAGCTGAAATCATGCCTCAGTTTGTGAAATAA
- a CDS encoding tetratricopeptide repeat protein — MDEQILGTRYRILQLLYIEESVNIYLVEDIQIPNQLFILQQLRPETHHLQNLAWLRKSFFQEAKILKQLAQENDRIQKIIDYFESNEEFYLVQELIDGHQLAEEILVGFPLREDQVINLLLEILDILLFIHRHSIIHQDIQPENIIRRHSDNKLVLVDFGSLKEMVTTTVSNLEYIPLEQLQGQPHYNSDIYALGMIAIAAIMGLSYEEVSRLQSQKNLLTGEIIWRDRTIKVSREFTRIINQMVRFDYQKRYQSVTDVINDLQELKNQQYQPQTLQIQKFKFVIFGIASLLAAMFIGWFSHWLTPVNSEQLLYQEGVSEYEQGNYQESVDNLTQTLEINPQNSLAYNHRGDAFSRLGDYEKAQADSSQAITLNPQDANAYYDRGFALFGLGKYKDAIADYTKAIKLNSQNYYAYYGRGLARVKVKEYQSAILDFNRAIALNSNDGLAYYHRGLVNVQLGNKKSALRDFEKAEKLFQEQGDQSGYNRIVQEIKALQK, encoded by the coding sequence ATGGATGAGCAAATTCTGGGTACACGTTACCGTATCCTGCAATTATTGTACATAGAGGAGTCGGTAAATATCTATCTAGTTGAAGATATTCAAATTCCTAATCAGTTATTTATTCTTCAGCAACTACGCCCAGAAACTCATCATCTGCAAAATTTAGCCTGGTTGCGAAAGTCTTTTTTCCAGGAAGCTAAGATATTAAAACAACTAGCCCAGGAAAATGACAGAATCCAGAAAATCATTGATTATTTTGAATCCAATGAAGAATTTTATCTAGTTCAAGAATTAATTGATGGACATCAATTAGCTGAAGAAATCTTAGTAGGGTTTCCTCTGAGAGAAGACCAAGTTATTAACTTGTTATTAGAAATATTAGACATTTTACTGTTTATACATCGTCATAGTATCATTCACCAAGATATTCAGCCAGAAAATATTATTCGCCGACACTCAGATAATAAATTAGTTTTAGTTGATTTTGGCTCTCTCAAGGAAATGGTGACGACTACAGTTAGTAATTTAGAATATATACCTTTAGAGCAGTTACAAGGACAACCACACTATAACAGTGATATTTATGCTTTGGGCATGATTGCGATCGCAGCAATTATGGGCTTATCTTACGAAGAAGTATCAAGATTACAAAGTCAAAAAAACTTACTAACAGGTGAAATTATCTGGCGTGATCGAACAATAAAAGTTAGCCGAGAATTTACACGCATTATTAATCAAATGGTCAGGTTTGACTACCAGAAACGTTACCAGTCTGTAACCGATGTGATCAATGACCTGCAAGAATTAAAAAATCAACAATATCAACCACAAACATTACAGATTCAAAAGTTTAAATTTGTTATTTTCGGAATTGCTAGTTTGTTGGCTGCTATGTTTATCGGCTGGTTTAGCCACTGGTTAACACCAGTTAATAGTGAACAGTTGCTTTATCAAGAAGGTGTCAGTGAATATGAGCAAGGGAACTATCAAGAGTCTGTAGATAATTTAACTCAAACCCTGGAAATCAATCCCCAGAATTCTTTGGCTTATAACCATCGGGGTGATGCGTTTTCTCGCTTAGGAGATTATGAAAAAGCCCAAGCAGATTCGAGTCAAGCAATCACGCTGAATCCTCAAGATGCTAATGCTTATTATGACCGAGGATTTGCTTTATTCGGGTTGGGTAAATACAAAGACGCGATCGCAGACTACACAAAAGCGATTAAACTTAACTCTCAAAACTACTACGCTTACTATGGACGGGGTTTAGCGCGGGTGAAAGTGAAAGAATATCAAAGCGCAATACTGGATTTTAATAGAGCGATCGCACTTAATTCTAACGATGGTTTAGCCTATTATCATCGGGGCTTAGTCAACGTCCAACTAGGTAATAAAAAATCAGCACTGAGAGATTTTGAAAAAGCTGAAAAATTATTTCAAGAACAAGGCGACCAATCAGGTTATAACAGGATAGTCCAAGAAATCAAAGCATTGCAGAAATAG